In Gadus morhua chromosome 2, gadMor3.0, whole genome shotgun sequence, a single window of DNA contains:
- the LOC115536985 gene encoding perforin-1-like — protein MSNNCLRIGLLLSLLQCSHQSCKAGTASQCKNADFPPGINLAGEGFDITKMARKGAFVIDLKLWEHKDKTCTLCPNPFLEGKKQKLPLSVTDWRPNQSCKMKLSSSTYRSSEALVTSSSSSVTNDWKVNLDLATAGNTASLMLAGTDSKLAQYSMEKTKSDKFSFTSQSISCEYYSFRLVHKPRLHEEFSAALKDLPKTFSPENKQRFYKLIDTYGTHYITQVKLGGSVKSVTSIRQCLASLQGLSAEEVAMCLEAEAAVSISVASLKSVAKHCKKDIQKSDSKSSFSSMFNDRFTEIEGGKTTEPELLFSADKDPSAYKAWLDSVPRLPNLVSYSLNALHELLPAENNDGKHKNLRTAISHYILERALMRNCSERCKAGARRSQSEPCACSCQGDPAVTPDCCPSRRGMARVLITVQKATGLWGDRITATDGFVKVTFTETVKRQTPVWLNNNNPTWGSVFDLGDQDLSAGRTLRLEVWDQDSGWDDDLLGNCEKLVGQGVTEEVCALQHGRLYFKWEVRCAPSLGGADCMEYKASPMSQQLQKAFVSRHSQRVPQALLKENGVFLAVPGRHGNQSTASPALPFFPVP, from the exons ATGTCCAACAACTGCCTCCGCATCGGACTCCTGCTGTCTCTGCTCCAGTGCAGCCATCAGTCATGCAAGGCAGGGACAGCCAGCCAGTGCAAGAACGCAGACTTCCCCCCGGGAATCAACCTGGCAGGGGAAGGCTTCGACATCACCAAGATGGCCCGCAAAGGGGCCTTTGTCATTGACCTGAAACTCTGGGAGCACAAGGACAAAACGTGCACCCTGTGCCCCAACCCCTTCCTGGAGGGCAAGAAGCAGAAGCTGCCCCTTTCGGTGACGGACTGGAGGCCCAACCAATCATGCAAGATGAAGCTGTCCAGCAGCACGTACCGGTCCAGCGAGGCCCTGGTCACCTCCAGCTCTTCCTCAGTGACAAACGACTGGAAGGTGAATCTGGATTTGGCAACGGCGGGCAACACAGCCTCCTTGATGCTGGCCGGGACCGATTCCAAACTGGCCCAATACTCCATGGAGAAGACTAAGAGCGACAAATTCAGCTTCACCAGTCAAAGCATCTCCTGCGAGTACTACAG CTTTCGGCTCGTACACAAGCCGAGGTTACACGAGGAGTTCTCCGCAGCGCTGAAAGACCTTCCCAAGACCTTCTCCCCTGAAAACAAGCAGCGCTTCTACAAACTGATCGACACCTACGGCACCCATTACATCACTCAG GTGAAACTGGGCGGGAGTGTGAAGTCAGTGACCAGCATCAGGCAGTGCCTGGCCAGCCTGCAGGGCCTCAGTGCGGAGGAGGTGGCCATGTGCCTGGAGGCCGAGGCCGCTGTAAGCATCAGCGTCGCAAGTTTGAAATCTGTAGCGAAGCACTGCAAGAAGGACATCCAGAAATCTGACAGCAAGTCCAGTTTCTCCAGCATGTTCAACGACAG GTTCACCGAGATAGAAGGAGGAAAGACCACGGAACCGGAGCTACTCTTCTCCGCGGACAAGGACCCCTCCGCCTACAAAGCCTGGCTAGACTCGGTGCCCCGGCTCCCCAACCTTGTGTCCTACTCCCTGAACGCCCTGCACGAGCTGCTTCCCGCCGAGAACAACGACGGGAAGCACAAGAACCTGCGCACGGCCATCTCACACTACATCCTGGAGAGGGCCCTGATGAGGAACTGCTCCGAGCGCTGCAAGGCCGGTGCCAGGCGCTCCCAGAGCGAGCCCTGCGCCTGCAGCTGCCAGGGCGACCCGGCTGTGACCCCCGACTGCTGCCCCTCGCGTCGGGGCATGGCCCGCGTGCTGATCACCGTCCAGAAGGCCACCGGGCTGTGGGGGGACCGCATCACCGCCACCGACGGCTTCGTGAAGGTCACCTTCACCGAGACGGTCAAGAGACAAACCCCCGTGTggctcaacaacaacaacccgaCATGGGGCAGCGTCTTCGACCTGGGCGACCAGGACCTGTCCGCCGGCCGGACCCTGCGCCTCGAGGTGTGGGATCAGGACAGCGGCTGGGACGACGACCTTCTGGGGAACTGTGAGAAGTTGGTGGGCCAGGGCGTGACGGAGGAGGTGTGTGCCCTGCAGCATGGCCGGCTGTACTTCAAGTGGGAGGTGAGGTGCGCGCCCAGTCTGGGAGGAGCCGACTGCATGGAGTACAAAGCCTCCCCGATGAGCCAGCAGCTGCAGAAGGCGTTCGTATCACGCCACAGCCAGCGCGTGCCCCAGGCCTTGCTGAAGGAGAACGGGGTGTTTCTCGCGGTGCCTGGGCGCCACGGGAACCAGAGTACCGCCTCCCCTGCTCTGCCGTTTTTCCCGGTACCGTGA
- the LOC115536972 gene encoding perforin-1, giving the protein MSNNCLRIGLLLSLLQCSHQSCKAGTASQCKNADFPPGINLAGEGFDITKMARKGAFVIDLKLWEHKDKTCTLCPNPFLEGKKQKLPLSVTDWRPNQSCKMKLSSSTYRSSEALVTSSSSSMTNDWKTDLELGKAGNTASMILAGTNSKLAEYSMEKTKSDKFSFTSQSISCEYYSFRVVHKPRLHKEFKAALKDLPKTFSPENKQRFYKLIDTYGTHYITQVKLGGSVKSVTSIRQCMASLQGLSAEEVEMCLQAEAAVSIGVQNLKSEGKHCNKDIQKSDSKSSFSSMFNDRFTEIEGGETTEPDLLFSADKDPSAYKAWLDSVPRLPNLVSYSLNALHELLHAKKMDGKRKHLRTAISHYILERALMRNCSERCKTGARHSQSEPCACSCQGDPAVTPDCCPSRRGMARVLITVQKATGLWGDSTTSTDGFVKITFAGTVRRQTPVWVNNNNPTWGSVFDLGDQDLSAGRTLRLEVWDQDSGWDDDLLGNCEKLVGQGVTEEVCALQHGRLYFKWEVRCAPSLGGADCMEYKASPMSQQLQKAFVSRHSQRVPQALLKENGVFLAVPGRHGNQSAASPALPFFPVP; this is encoded by the exons ATGTCCAACAACTGCCTCCGCATCGGTCTCCTGCTGTCTCTGCTCCAGTGCAGCCATCAGTCATGCAAGGCAGGGACAGCCAGCCAGTGCAAGAACGCAGACTTCCCCCCGGGAATCAACTTGGCAGGGGAAGGCTTCGACATCACCAAGATGGCCCGCAAAGGGGCCTTTGTCATTGACCTGAAACTCTGGGAGCACAAGGACAAAACGTGCACCCTGTGCCCCAACCCCTTCCTGGAGGGCAAGAAGCAGAAGCTGCCCCTTTCGGTGACGGACTGGAGGCCCAACCAATCATGCAAGATGAAGCTGTCCAGCAGCACATACCGGTCCAGCGAGGCCCTGGTCACCTCCAGCTCTTCCTCAATGACAAACGACTGGAAGACGGATCTGGAATTGGGCAAGGCGGGCAACACAGCCTCCATGATTCTGGCCGGGACCAATTCCAAACTGGCCGAATACTCCATGGAGAAGACTAAGAGCGACAAGTTCAGCTTCACCAGTCAAAGCATCTCCTGCGAGTACTACAG CTTTCGGGTCGTACACAAGCCGAGGTTACACAAGGAGTTCAAAGCAGCGCTGAAAGACCTTCCCAAGACCTTCTCCCCTGAAAACAAGCAGCGCTTCTACAAACTGATCGACACCTACGGCACCCATTACATCACTCAG GTGAAACTGGGCGGGAGTGTGAAGTCAGTGACCAGCATCAGGCAGTGCATGGCCAGCCTGCAGGGCCTCAgtgcggaggaggtggagatgtgCCTGCAGGCCGAGGCCGCTGTAAGCATCGGAGTCCAGAATTTGAAATCCGAAGGGAAGCACTGCAACAAGGACATCCAGAAATCTGACAGCAAGTCCAGTTTCTCCAGCATGTTCAACGACAG gTTCACCGAGATagaaggaggagagaccacGGAACCGGATCTGCTCTTTTCCGCAGACAAGGACCCCTCCGCCTACAAAGCCTGGCTGGACTCGGTGCCCCGGCTCCCCAACCTTGTGTCCTACTCCCTGAACGCCCTGCACGAGCTGCTGCACGCCAAGAAAATGGATGGGAAGCGCAAGCACCTGCGCACGGCCATCTCGCACTACATCCTGGAGAGGGCCCTGATGAGGAACTGCTCCGAGCGCTGCAAGACCGGTGCCAGGCACTCCCAGAGCGAGCCCTGCGCCTGCAGCTGCCAGGGCGACCCGGCCGTGACCCCCGACTGCTGCCCCTCGCGCCGGGGCATGGCCCGCGTGCTGATCACCGTCCAGAAGGCCACCGGGCTGTGGGGGGACAGCACAACCTCCACTGACGGCTTTGTGAAGATCACATTCGCCGGGACGGTCAGGAGACAAACCCCCGTGTgggtcaacaacaacaacccgaCGTGGGGCAGCGTCTTCGACCTGGGCGACCAGGACCTGTCCGCCGGCCGGACCCTGCGCCTCGAGGTGTGGGATCAGGACAGCGGCTGGGACGACGACCTTCTGGGGAACTGTGAGAAGTTGGTGGGCCAGGGCGTGACGGAGGAGGTGTGTGCCCTGCAGCATGGCCGGCTGTACTTCAAGTGGGAGGTGAGGTGCGCGCCCAGTCTGGGAGGAGCCGACTGCATGGAGTACAAAGCCTCCCCGATGAGCCAGCAGCTGCAGAAGGCGTTCGTATCGCGCCACAGCCAGCGCGTGCCCCAGGCCTTGCTGAAGGAGAACGGGGTGTTTCTCGCGGTGCCTGGGCGCCACGGGAACCAGAGTGCCGCCTCCCCTGCTTTGCCGTTTTTCCCGGTACCGTGA